Genomic window (Flavobacterium oreochromis):
AATTAGCTTTTGTAGAATCAACAGCTAAGTAGATAAAATACTCATTATTTTCTGAAACATCTATAATATGTATCTGAGATTTAAGGTTGATTAAAATATCTTCTATAGACTCATTTAAGCCTAATGCCTTAATAGCATTTAATTTAGCCTTTACTACTTCAAGATTAAATGCTGATGCTAATTCTGGATCAAAATTAGGATTAACAGATAAAGTAAAATAAGAAATTCCGCTTTTTATTTCAGAAACGGCAACAGCAATAAAACCTGGTACATTATTTTTCAGGTCTTCACCAAATTGTTTTAAAAAATCTGACATAGTGATTTAAATTTAATTTATTTTTGGGGTTTATAATTATTGAATAATTCAACGAGACAAATATAAACAAAATTTTGAATATCATACAAAATAATGAATGAATTTGGAGATTTAGGAGTGCGATTTAATAGATATTTAGTATCAAAGGGACTTGGCGTTAATCAGATTGCCAGAATATTAGAGCTATCAGGTAGTCAAATTAGTAATATTAAAAATGGAAAAGTTTTTGGAACAGACAAAATGTTCAAAATATTGAATACTTTTACTGATTTAGATGCTAATTGGCTATTTCGTGGTGAATCTATGGAACATCCAGAAGTTGATATCAATAAATTAGACTATATTATTGAGTTGCAAAAGGAGCGAATAATTGATTTGA
Coding sequences:
- a CDS encoding helix-turn-helix domain-containing protein; amino-acid sequence: MNEFGDLGVRFNRYLVSKGLGVNQIARILELSGSQISNIKNGKVFGTDKMFKILNTFTDLDANWLFRGESMEHPEVDINKLDYIIELQKERIIDLKKENAELKRLLKMKTF